Within Streptomyces sp. NBC_00704, the genomic segment TCCTCCAGCAGGTTGCCGCGGTGCACGGACCCGTCCCCCCACGAGGCGGTGGCGTAGTCCTTGGCCTGCTTGTTGTTCCAGGAGATGTAGTAGTCCTGGTCGACGGAGTTGGGGTGCGCCGAAGGGGGCGTGTACGCGGCCGAGTTGGTGGCCGGGACCCAGTCCTTCCACTCGTACGCGGGCTGCGCCCACACCGGGAACTCGGCGTCCACTCCGCTCGCCCGCACCGGGTTGTCGCCGCTGTTGTAGTACGCGGTGTGCGTGGAGTCGGCGTAGAACCAGTTGAAGGTGTAGTTGATGTGCTGGACCGCGCTCTGGAAGGTCTGCGGGCTCTTGACGTAGTCCGGGTCGTTCAGCATCTGGAAGCCGATGATCGAGTCGGCCTCGTGCATGTACGACGAGCGCAGGGTGGTGTAGGCGACCTTCTTGCCGCCGACGGTGGCCCGGTACTGCACGGGCCCGTACTTGGTGCGGTAGACGCGCATCGTGTACGAGCCGGCCGCCGTCCCGTCGGCGGTGGTCGGCTTCCAGGCGTTCTTCTGCTCGACGACGTCCATGGCCGTGCAGGCGCCGTGGTACAGGTAGTGGTAGTCGTCCTGGCACAGTTCGACCGCGTAGGAGTCGATGATGTCCTGGCCGGAGGTCGTGGCGCTCCACGCGTAGTCCTGGCCGCGGCCGAGTTCGACGTACATGCTCAGGCCGGCGAAGGAGGCGCCGCGGGCGCTGATGCCCGGCCCCTGGATTTCCTGGAGCATGAGCAGCTGGGGGGCGAAGTAGCCGGTCTGCGGGCCGAAGACGGCGATCGGGTGTCCGCTCGCGGTCGACCTGCCGCTCACCACCAGGGCGTTGGACATGCCGCGCCGGGCCGAGCCGAGGGCGGACGCGGTGGCCGCCCGGGCGGCGGCGGAGGCGTTCTGGTCGCCGCCGGTGCCCGCGGCGTCGTAGACCAGCGGCTGCGTGGTCACCGAGCCGGCGTCGGGCAGCGCCTCGCCCTGCGGGTTCGCGGGCTTGACGGCGTACGGGAAGCTCTTCCCGTCGTGGACGGTGAGCACGGCCTCGGGGTCGTTGCGTTCGCGGAACGCCTCCCAGACCCGGGTGCCCTGCTCGACGCCGTACTTCTCCTGCGCGGCGAGCAGCGACACGGCGTTGCCGACCTCGCCGCCGCCGCCGGAGCCGAAGAGCGCGCCGATGACCGAGGCCAGCGCCACCATGTCGGTGATCTTGAAGTGGTCGATGGCGCCGGCGTTGGTGATTGAGTCCTTGTGGCCGGTGAGGACGTATTCACCGGGGAAGTAGCGGCCGCTGTCGGAGGCGTCGATGTAGGCGTTGATGCCGGCCAGGTAGGCGTCCACGTCGGCGAGGGCCTGCTGACCGCGGGCGCCGTTGGCGGCGACGGCGTTGTCGATCTGGGCCTGGAGGTCTGCCTCGGTGTACGGAGCATTGCGCCAGAACTGCTGTTCCAGGCCCTGGTTGGAGGGCGCGCCGCCCGCGAACGCGGTGAGCCCGCCGCGGCCGACATGGCGGAAGACGTCCATGAGCCAGAGCCGGTCCTGGGCGGCGGCGTACCCGGCGCCGAACTCGGTGCCGTACCGGGTGGTGCCGGTGATGTGCGGGACGCCCGTCTTCTTGTCC encodes:
- a CDS encoding penicillin acylase family protein — encoded protein: MPRRTPRNTLDRLRTPGRFPGFLKTASVCALIAGLLSPLTQVAAAADATASNDYCGGQCSDILPPGENGNATLAQILLNQAFGTQPEHAEDQLGPYANLAKGYPALTNATINTFFNDASFGVPSAQVASTVKPAGRSDVTIVRDKKTGVPHITGTTRYGTEFGAGYAAAQDRLWLMDVFRHVGRGGLTAFAGGAPSNQGLEQQFWRNAPYTEADLQAQIDNAVAANGARGQQALADVDAYLAGINAYIDASDSGRYFPGEYVLTGHKDSITNAGAIDHFKITDMVALASVIGALFGSGGGGEVGNAVSLLAAQEKYGVEQGTRVWEAFRERNDPEAVLTVHDGKSFPYAVKPANPQGEALPDAGSVTTQPLVYDAAGTGGDQNASAAARAATASALGSARRGMSNALVVSGRSTASGHPIAVFGPQTGYFAPQLLMLQEIQGPGISARGASFAGLSMYVELGRGQDYAWSATTSGQDIIDSYAVELCQDDYHYLYHGACTAMDVVEQKNAWKPTTADGTAAGSYTMRVYRTKYGPVQYRATVGGKKVAYTTLRSSYMHEADSIIGFQMLNDPDYVKSPQTFQSAVQHINYTFNWFYADSTHTAYYNSGDNPVRASGVDAEFPVWAQPAYEWKDWVPATNSAAYTPPSAHPNSVDQDYYISWNNKQAKDYATASWGDGSVHRGNLLEDRVKKLVAAGGVTRASLTAAMAEAALVDLRAEDVLPDLLKVVTSSPVTDSTAAAAVTRLQTWLTAGGRRTETTAGSKAYADADAIRILDAWWPLLVKAEFEPGLGADLYSAFAANLPVDEAPSAAHGPTGAHAGSSFQYGWWSYVDKDVRAVLGEPVQGGLTRTYCGGGTLSGCRDVLIATLKTAAGQTAAQVYPGDTLCAAGNQWCADSIVQRTLGGIKHGNISWQNRPTFQQVVEFTSHR